A genomic stretch from Petrimonas mucosa includes:
- a CDS encoding TolC family protein, with protein MIMACLVAAPNVAAQQPLTLEECRSMALQNNKQIAVAAQQQEKAAYGVKAYRANFLPKLSATGNYLLTTASLEREIPSFYLPTYVPDGSGQLVPNILTSVDGVPIFKEYAFFPGMELNLRLNGTYLTGLRLEQPIYMGGKITSAYRMAQLGEEMARLNRQKSEAEVILQADEAYWSYVRVLELKKVAESYKEMLARLATEVENAYKEGMVPRNDLLRVEVKQNEVELQLLKADNGVRLARMNLCHVVGLPLNSEVTAVERPGVFQDEALPLPDLSSRPEVKLLMRQVDLKDQQVKLVRSEFLPQVGIGGNFAYANGLKLNDSKLLDHAAFSAVVSVQVPIFHWGEGKNRVRSAMAEKRVAQLQQEELTGKMELEVQQALQAYQESVAAVELTNRSLSQAEENLRESRDRYDAGMETLSNLLEAQAMWQKAKAELVEAGCNAQLATTRYLKAAGKL; from the coding sequence ATGATAATGGCATGCCTGGTGGCTGCTCCCAACGTGGCTGCACAACAGCCGCTCACCCTCGAGGAGTGCCGCTCCATGGCCCTCCAAAACAACAAGCAGATAGCAGTGGCTGCCCAACAACAGGAGAAGGCTGCCTACGGGGTCAAGGCCTACCGGGCCAATTTTCTGCCGAAACTGTCGGCTACCGGTAACTACCTGCTTACTACAGCTTCACTGGAGAGAGAGATACCCTCGTTCTATCTGCCTACCTATGTGCCTGATGGTTCCGGTCAGCTGGTACCCAATATCCTGACCAGCGTAGACGGGGTCCCCATATTCAAGGAGTATGCCTTTTTCCCGGGCATGGAACTGAACCTGAGACTCAACGGAACCTACCTGACGGGGTTGCGTCTGGAACAGCCCATCTATATGGGGGGAAAGATCACCTCTGCCTATCGCATGGCTCAACTGGGTGAGGAGATGGCGCGGCTGAACAGACAGAAGAGCGAGGCGGAGGTAATCTTGCAGGCGGATGAGGCTTACTGGAGTTATGTCAGGGTATTGGAACTGAAAAAGGTGGCTGAGTCGTACAAGGAGATGCTTGCACGACTGGCGACAGAGGTGGAGAATGCCTATAAGGAGGGAATGGTTCCACGCAACGATCTGCTGAGGGTGGAGGTGAAGCAGAACGAGGTTGAACTTCAGCTGCTGAAGGCCGACAATGGAGTGAGGCTGGCAAGGATGAATCTTTGCCATGTGGTTGGTCTGCCGCTCAACAGCGAGGTGACTGCTGTTGAACGGCCGGGAGTGTTCCAGGATGAAGCATTGCCGTTGCCTGACCTCTCTTCACGTCCCGAAGTGAAGCTGCTGATGCGCCAGGTAGATCTGAAGGATCAACAGGTGAAACTTGTCCGCAGCGAATTTCTCCCGCAAGTTGGTATTGGAGGCAATTTTGCCTATGCCAACGGATTGAAGCTGAACGACAGTAAACTGCTCGACCATGCAGCCTTCTCGGCAGTGGTTTCGGTTCAGGTACCGATCTTTCACTGGGGTGAAGGAAAAAACAGGGTACGCAGTGCGATGGCGGAGAAAAGGGTGGCCCAGTTGCAGCAGGAAGAGTTGACCGGAAAAATGGAACTGGAAGTGCAACAGGCACTGCAGGCATACCAAGAGTCGGTGGCAGCTGTTGAACTTACGAACCGTTCCTTGAGCCAGGCGGAAGAGAATTTGCGCGAAAGTCGTGACCGCTATGATGCAGGAATGGAGACCTTGTCGAACCTGCTGGAAGCACAAGCCATGTGGCAGAAGGCAAAAGCTGAACTGGTTGAGGCCGGATGTAACGCACAGCTTGCGACAACCCGCTACCTCAAGGCGGCTGGAAAATTGTAA
- a CDS encoding DUF3256 family protein yields MKRSVTIIFIFIAIAAFPQKIDDIFKTMPNSLLPGLSEGNRTMLLVDTGRTVIPYSLGEIEKLLHLPDFLKIQTSEIGTTQLKLLPLINGTHIVCIIKTVCSRKVCDSSIRFYSTEWVELDADKLLPDISAESFFFSSKKDTENYKFALSLHNVCPVSANFENGSDTLTLKLNLEGYLSDEQRSAIRPIIESDTIRLIWNKTSFR; encoded by the coding sequence ATGAAGAGATCAGTTACCATCATTTTCATCTTTATCGCCATTGCCGCGTTTCCACAAAAAATTGACGATATCTTCAAAACAATGCCCAACTCTCTTCTGCCGGGGTTGTCTGAAGGCAACAGAACCATGCTGCTGGTAGATACGGGAAGAACCGTTATCCCCTATTCGCTCGGTGAGATCGAGAAGTTGCTCCATTTGCCCGATTTTCTGAAGATACAGACTTCCGAAATCGGCACGACACAATTGAAGCTGTTGCCACTTATCAACGGCACCCATATCGTTTGCATCATCAAAACCGTATGCAGCCGCAAGGTATGCGACAGCTCCATCCGGTTTTACTCTACCGAATGGGTAGAACTGGATGCAGACAAACTGTTGCCCGATATTTCTGCAGAATCTTTCTTTTTTTCATCGAAAAAAGATACCGAAAATTATAAATTTGCACTATCTTTGCACAACGTTTGTCCGGTATCGGCCAACTTTGAAAACGGCTCTGACACATTGACACTGAAACTCAATCTGGAAGGATATCTTTCCGATGAACAGAGAAGTGCAATCAGGCCAATAATTGAAAGTGATACAATCAGGTTGATCTGGAACAAAACATCGTTCAGGTAA
- the mtaB gene encoding tRNA (N(6)-L-threonylcarbamoyladenosine(37)-C(2))-methylthiotransferase MtaB, with amino-acid sequence MIDQTVFENKTAAYYTLGCKLNFAETSAIGKQLLQAGVLRARKGQKADICVINTCSVTELADKKGRQAIRKMIQNHPDAFVVVTGCYAQLKPDEVASIEGVDLVLGSEQKLDVIRYMDDLKKREKGEVITSKTHRIRTFVPSCSADDRTRYFLKVQDGCDYFCSFCTIPYARGRSRNGSIADLVRQAEDVVLQGGKEIVLTGVNIGDFGHSTGETFFDLIKALDEVEGIERFRISSIEPNLLTDEIIDFVAGSKRFAPHFHTPLQAGSDAVLKLMKRKYDTALFRHKIEKIKSVMPHAFIGVDVIVGLRGETDDYFDEGREFIESLNFSQLHVFTYSERSGTQALAIEHVVDPKVKHQRSKLLHDISDMKLRGFYESQRGTIRKVLFEHTRHGDKMYGFTENYVKLCADYDPVLVNRITEVKIGEYNEEEMAMNAVFVE; translated from the coding sequence ATGATTGATCAAACTGTTTTTGAAAATAAAACGGCCGCATATTATACCTTGGGATGTAAGCTAAATTTCGCGGAAACATCGGCTATAGGCAAGCAATTGCTGCAGGCCGGAGTATTGCGTGCCAGAAAGGGGCAGAAAGCTGACATCTGTGTTATCAATACCTGCTCCGTGACAGAGCTGGCCGACAAGAAAGGACGGCAGGCCATTCGAAAAATGATCCAGAACCACCCCGATGCCTTTGTGGTGGTTACCGGCTGCTATGCCCAGCTTAAGCCCGATGAGGTGGCCTCCATCGAGGGGGTCGACCTGGTATTGGGTTCGGAACAGAAGCTGGATGTAATCCGTTATATGGACGACCTGAAAAAGAGGGAGAAAGGTGAGGTGATTACATCGAAAACGCATCGTATACGTACTTTCGTCCCCTCCTGTTCGGCCGATGACCGTACCCGCTATTTCCTGAAGGTTCAGGACGGGTGCGACTATTTCTGTTCGTTTTGTACCATCCCGTATGCCAGGGGCAGGAGCCGCAACGGTTCAATTGCCGATCTGGTAAGACAGGCAGAGGATGTCGTGCTTCAAGGAGGCAAGGAGATTGTTCTTACGGGGGTCAATATCGGCGATTTCGGGCATAGTACCGGCGAAACTTTTTTCGATCTGATCAAGGCCCTGGACGAGGTAGAGGGGATCGAGCGATTTCGCATCTCCTCCATCGAACCTAACCTGCTGACGGATGAGATTATCGATTTTGTTGCAGGATCAAAGCGGTTTGCACCCCATTTCCATACTCCGTTGCAAGCGGGGAGTGATGCAGTGTTGAAGCTGATGAAGAGAAAATACGACACAGCCCTATTCCGGCACAAGATTGAAAAAATCAAGTCAGTCATGCCGCACGCATTTATTGGCGTGGATGTGATTGTCGGGCTCCGAGGCGAGACGGACGACTATTTTGATGAAGGGCGGGAGTTTATCGAATCGCTCAACTTCTCACAATTGCATGTCTTCACCTATTCTGAACGGTCGGGAACACAGGCCCTGGCAATAGAACATGTAGTGGATCCGAAGGTAAAACATCAACGGAGCAAGTTGCTGCATGACATATCCGATATGAAGTTGCGTGGTTTTTACGAGTCGCAACGGGGCACCATCAGAAAGGTACTTTTTGAACATACGCGGCATGGAGACAAGATGTACGGCTTTACCGAGAACTACGTGAAATTGTGTGCCGATTATGATCCGGTGCTCGTGAACAGGATAACCGAAGTGAAGATAGGGGAGTATAATGAAGAGGAGATGGCCATGAATGCTGTCTTTGTCGAGTAA
- a CDS encoding IS4 family transposase, with translation MNKSTYFFGQSVFGQLISMVDTRIIARNSKRYKADHYVKRFTAKDHLISMLFCVFAKCSSLREVAGAMLGLSGKTRHFQLGHIPYRSTLSDANKRRSVDFFSGVYHDLLREYQHVISDTRFKDVLNKQVEIFDSTVISLFQDILKCVGRTPSNGKRKGGIKVHTVINVDEPVPKMIWFSSAATNDHLLLRKLEPDDNTIYVFDKGYNDYKAFKLFCEKGAGFVTRIKENAVYKVEQELYIDECIHSGVLEDTIIEVTVKEDDGGSKLKLRKVVFYDRVLKRKFEFLTNLFEMRPDMIAALYKIRWQIELLFKQLKSNFPLKYFLGDNENAIKIQVYCALIVNLLLTVIQKRLKRPWAFSNLVSFCRIHLFNYLHLIKFLENPERDWQRDDQDLEMLTLFRGAYF, from the coding sequence ATGAACAAAAGTACTTATTTTTTTGGACAATCGGTATTCGGACAGCTCATATCTATGGTAGATACAAGGATTATCGCCCGAAACAGCAAACGGTACAAGGCCGATCATTACGTGAAACGTTTCACGGCTAAGGATCACCTTATAAGCATGTTGTTTTGCGTCTTCGCCAAATGCTCCTCCCTGCGCGAGGTGGCGGGTGCAATGCTCGGTCTTTCAGGCAAGACCAGGCATTTCCAGCTCGGCCACATACCCTACCGGAGCACCTTGTCGGACGCCAACAAGCGCAGGAGCGTTGATTTCTTCTCGGGCGTGTACCACGACCTGCTTCGCGAGTACCAACACGTGATCTCGGACACCCGCTTTAAAGATGTGTTGAACAAGCAGGTCGAGATCTTCGACAGCACGGTTATCAGTTTGTTCCAGGACATCTTGAAGTGCGTCGGCAGAACACCCTCGAACGGTAAACGCAAAGGGGGGATCAAGGTGCACACCGTTATCAATGTCGACGAGCCCGTTCCCAAGATGATATGGTTCTCATCCGCTGCCACGAACGATCACCTGCTGTTGAGGAAACTGGAACCGGATGACAACACTATTTACGTCTTCGACAAGGGATACAACGATTATAAAGCCTTCAAGCTGTTTTGTGAAAAGGGAGCCGGATTCGTTACCCGCATCAAGGAGAACGCCGTTTACAAGGTGGAGCAAGAACTTTACATCGATGAATGCATCCACAGCGGCGTGCTGGAAGACACTATCATCGAGGTGACCGTGAAGGAAGATGATGGCGGGAGCAAGCTGAAGTTGCGCAAGGTGGTGTTCTACGACAGGGTGTTGAAAAGGAAGTTCGAGTTCCTCACCAACCTGTTCGAGATGCGGCCCGACATGATAGCGGCCTTGTATAAAATAAGATGGCAAATAGAGCTGTTATTCAAGCAGTTAAAATCAAACTTCCCCCTGAAGTACTTCCTCGGGGATAACGAGAACGCGATAAAAATACAGGTATATTGCGCTTTGATCGTGAACCTCTTGCTCACGGTTATACAGAAGCGGTTGAAACGGCCTTGGGCATTCTCCAACCTGGTGTCATTTTGCAGGATACACCTGTTTAATTACCTGCACTTGATAAAATTTTTAGAAAACCCGGAACGAGATTGGCAACGAGATGACCAGGATTTAGAGATGCTTACCCTTTTCAGGGGGGCTTACTTTTGA
- a CDS encoding alpha-L-fucosidase, giving the protein MKKRVFAASLVAILFCSCLSQHKNYFVKEVAFQDDITVEERLKLAARLVPTDQQYAWQQLELTAFIHFGMNTFTDREWGDGQEDPALFNPTEFDAEQWVVSLQEAGFKMIILTAKHHDGFCLWPTSTTTHSIRSSGWKGGNGDIVGEVKDACDKHGMKFGVYLSPWDRNAESYGDSPRYNAFFVEQLKELLTNYGEIHEVWFDGANGEGPNGKRQIYDWARFYHVIDSLQPKAVKAIMGNDIRWVGNESGLGRETEWSVTPLNPDINEAITEENKRLEINPMSSDLGSRDLIAKARKLYWYPSEVDVSIRPGWFYHQEQDHQVKTLQQLVDIYYQSVGMNSVLLLNVPPDKRGLLHEADVARLKEFGKYIRNTFEKNRIKKGDLVWTAKNGEQREFASTGDTINTVMLQEEIRKGQRVERFKVEGLIGNEWRTLAEGTTIGYKRLVKFDDCAPSRLRITIADTRDKAHILAVGAYLAPQIREQSDDLKLSDLSKEKWSIKEQHPLVVDMGDNHSINGFTYNPYEEEEAVFNYIFSVSGDGKSWTELKRGEFGNIKNNPVPQFVRFDKNVSARLFRFEAIIGTEGGKPNTSIDQVGILIP; this is encoded by the coding sequence ATGAAAAAAAGAGTCTTTGCCGCTTCGCTTGTTGCCATCTTGTTCTGCTCGTGTCTCTCCCAACATAAAAACTATTTTGTAAAGGAAGTTGCCTTTCAGGATGATATAACAGTCGAAGAGAGGTTGAAACTGGCAGCCCGCCTTGTTCCTACCGACCAGCAATATGCTTGGCAGCAGCTGGAGCTGACTGCATTTATCCACTTTGGCATGAACACTTTTACCGACCGGGAATGGGGTGACGGGCAGGAGGATCCTGCTCTCTTCAATCCAACAGAGTTCGATGCTGAACAGTGGGTTGTTTCACTTCAGGAGGCTGGATTCAAGATGATCATCCTGACGGCAAAACATCACGACGGGTTCTGCCTCTGGCCTACCTCTACCACCACGCACTCCATACGCTCCTCCGGCTGGAAGGGCGGGAACGGCGATATTGTAGGTGAGGTAAAGGATGCCTGCGACAAACATGGAATGAAATTTGGGGTTTACCTCTCTCCGTGGGACAGGAATGCCGAAAGTTATGGCGATTCACCCCGTTACAATGCATTTTTTGTAGAGCAATTGAAAGAGTTGCTCACAAACTATGGTGAGATTCACGAGGTATGGTTCGACGGAGCCAATGGCGAGGGACCGAATGGGAAACGTCAGATATACGACTGGGCACGTTTTTACCATGTGATTGATAGCCTACAGCCAAAAGCGGTCAAGGCCATCATGGGCAACGATATCCGTTGGGTCGGGAATGAGTCGGGCCTGGGCCGTGAAACGGAATGGAGTGTAACTCCTCTCAACCCTGACATCAACGAGGCAATCACCGAAGAGAACAAACGACTGGAGATCAACCCCATGTCCAGTGACCTGGGCAGTCGCGACCTTATCGCCAAAGCCAGAAAACTTTATTGGTACCCGTCGGAAGTTGATGTCTCCATAAGGCCGGGATGGTTTTATCACCAGGAACAGGATCATCAGGTGAAGACGCTGCAGCAGCTGGTCGACATCTATTACCAGTCGGTTGGCATGAACTCGGTACTCCTGCTGAATGTTCCGCCCGACAAACGTGGTTTGCTGCATGAGGCGGATGTAGCCAGACTGAAAGAGTTTGGCAAATATATAAGGAATACATTCGAAAAGAATAGGATTAAGAAAGGAGATCTCGTCTGGACAGCCAAAAATGGAGAGCAGAGGGAGTTTGCCTCAACAGGCGACACCATTAACACGGTGATGTTGCAGGAGGAGATTCGGAAAGGTCAGCGGGTAGAACGGTTCAAAGTGGAAGGATTGATCGGCAATGAATGGAGAACACTGGCTGAAGGAACAACAATTGGATATAAACGATTGGTAAAGTTTGATGATTGCGCCCCCTCCAGGCTTCGTATTACCATTGCCGATACGAGAGACAAAGCCCATATTCTTGCCGTCGGTGCATATCTGGCACCCCAAATCAGGGAGCAATCCGACGATTTGAAGCTAAGCGATCTGTCGAAGGAGAAGTGGAGCATCAAGGAGCAGCATCCTTTGGTGGTTGATATGGGCGATAACCACTCCATCAACGGATTCACCTACAATCCTTATGAAGAGGAAGAGGCGGTTTTCAACTACATTTTCAGCGTTAGTGGTGACGGAAAGAGCTGGACGGAGTTGAAAAGGGGGGAATTCGGCAACATCAAGAACAATCCCGTTCCTCAATTTGTAAGGTTCGACAAGAACGTCAGCGCCAGGCTCTTCCGGTTCGAAGCCATCATCGGTACCGAAGGAGGCAAGCCAAATACATCCATCGATCAGGTAGGTATTCTTATTCCATAA
- a CDS encoding AMP-binding protein: MIQQNFIKIYEESFKSNWELPALSNYKDRKTLSYSQLAEKIARIHIMYEELGIRKGDKVALIGKNHTGWSLVFLATITYGAVIVPILHEFNPESIEHIISHSESRCVFINKQIWENLDKNKVTVPVFSLPSFDLLQSHDETTKELPIKLDALFAKKYPDGFHKENIVYADVDNEEVICLNYTSGTTGFSKGVMLTANNFAGNITYAHTLKLLFRGERDLAFLPMAHAYGCAFDFLYALSTGVHVTLLDVAPSPQNLINAFQEIKPNIIITVPLIFEKIYKKKILPEINKPAVKMLSRTPGLNRLVYRKIRKSLIKSLGGNFREVIIGGAALGKDVEAFFYKIKFPFTVGYGMTECGPLISYDHHYDFVPTSCGSVLAGIMEARIDSPDPEKIPGEIQVRGENVMKGYYKNPEATAAAFTEDGWLKTGDSGVMRGRRLFIKGRIKTMILGPSGQNIYPEEIESKLNNLPYVAESLVIERERKLVALVYPDYEAMGADGLTADQLPQIMEDNKKLLNNQVANYERIGSIVVVDKEFEKTPKKSIKRFLYS; encoded by the coding sequence ATGATACAACAGAACTTCATTAAGATATACGAAGAGAGTTTCAAGTCAAACTGGGAATTACCTGCACTATCCAATTACAAAGACCGAAAAACATTATCATACAGTCAACTGGCCGAAAAGATTGCGCGGATACACATCATGTACGAGGAGTTGGGCATCAGAAAAGGGGACAAGGTTGCATTGATCGGAAAAAACCATACCGGCTGGTCCTTGGTCTTTCTTGCCACCATTACCTACGGTGCCGTAATTGTTCCCATCTTGCACGAATTCAATCCTGAAAGCATCGAACATATCATCTCGCACAGCGAATCGAGATGTGTCTTTATCAATAAGCAAATCTGGGAGAATCTCGACAAGAACAAGGTTACTGTTCCTGTCTTCTCGCTGCCATCGTTCGATCTGCTCCAGTCTCACGATGAAACGACAAAAGAGCTTCCCATAAAGCTTGACGCCCTTTTTGCCAAAAAATATCCAGACGGATTCCATAAGGAGAATATTGTCTATGCGGATGTAGACAATGAAGAGGTGATCTGTCTGAACTACACGTCGGGTACCACCGGATTCAGCAAGGGTGTCATGCTCACTGCAAACAACTTTGCCGGCAATATCACCTATGCCCATACCCTCAAACTGCTTTTCCGAGGAGAGAGGGATTTGGCCTTCCTCCCCATGGCGCATGCCTACGGGTGTGCTTTCGACTTTCTTTATGCCCTCTCTACGGGAGTGCATGTCACGCTCCTCGATGTGGCCCCATCGCCGCAGAACCTGATCAATGCGTTTCAGGAAATCAAGCCAAACATCATTATTACCGTACCGTTGATTTTCGAAAAGATCTACAAAAAGAAAATTTTGCCGGAGATCAACAAGCCCGCCGTAAAAATGCTGTCCCGCACCCCGGGACTGAATAGGCTGGTATACAGAAAAATACGGAAATCCCTTATCAAGTCACTGGGTGGCAACTTCAGGGAAGTGATTATTGGCGGAGCAGCCTTGGGAAAGGATGTGGAAGCCTTCTTTTACAAGATTAAGTTCCCCTTTACTGTCGGCTACGGCATGACAGAGTGTGGCCCGTTGATCTCCTACGATCACCACTACGATTTTGTTCCAACTTCCTGCGGTTCTGTATTGGCTGGAATTATGGAGGCGAGGATCGACTCGCCCGATCCGGAAAAAATTCCCGGAGAGATCCAGGTTCGGGGAGAGAACGTAATGAAGGGTTATTACAAGAATCCTGAAGCGACAGCCGCCGCATTTACCGAAGATGGCTGGCTGAAAACGGGTGACTCCGGAGTTATGAGAGGGAGACGGCTCTTCATAAAAGGGCGCATCAAAACCATGATCCTCGGTCCGAGCGGGCAAAACATCTATCCGGAAGAGATCGAGTCGAAATTAAACAATCTCCCCTATGTTGCGGAAAGTCTCGTCATTGAAAGGGAAAGAAAACTTGTGGCATTGGTTTATCCCGACTATGAAGCAATGGGAGCCGATGGTTTAACCGCCGATCAGCTGCCTCAGATCATGGAGGATAACAAAAAACTATTGAACAATCAGGTGGCCAACTACGAACGGATCGGCTCCATTGTAGTTGTCGACAAGGAGTTTGAGAAAACACCGAAGAAAAGCATAAAACGTTTCCTGTATAGTTAA